A single window of Candidatus Eremiobacterota bacterium DNA harbors:
- a CDS encoding type II toxin-antitoxin system HicB family antitoxin, producing the protein MRYAVIYEATPTGFSAYVPDLPGVAAAGSSRDDTRELLRKAVAWHLEAMVADGQPIPLATTGAEELELGPEAA; encoded by the coding sequence ATGCGATACGCGGTGATCTATGAGGCGACGCCAACCGGCTTCAGCGCGTACGTGCCGGATCTGCCTGGCGTCGCGGCCGCCGGGAGCAGTCGGGACGATACGCGGGAGCTGCTGCGAAAGGCCGTCGCCTGGCACCTGGAAGCGATGGTAGCGGACGGACAGCCGATTCCACTTGCGACGACGGGCGCTGAGGAGCTCGAGCTCGGCCCGGAAGCGGCCTGA
- a CDS encoding type II toxin-antitoxin system HicA family toxin, with protein MKFREVRRLLRADGWRRMRCEGSHEQWKHQSKPGTVTVAGHDHADVAPKTLRSIERQAGWR; from the coding sequence ATGAAATTTCGAGAGGTACGCCGTCTGCTCCGTGCGGACGGCTGGCGTCGCATGCGCTGCGAAGGGAGTCACGAACAATGGAAGCACCAATCGAAGCCCGGGACCGTGACCGTAGCGGGGCACGATCATGCCGACGTCGCGCCGAAGACTCTGCGGTCGATCGAACGGCAGGCCGGATGGAGGTGA